From a region of the Drosophila virilis strain 15010-1051.87 chromosome 3, Dvir_AGI_RSII-ME, whole genome shotgun sequence genome:
- the LanB2 gene encoding laminin subunit gamma-1 has translation MRRNRRSLSEGFSAARLLLAGALLCSCATATLGVQRQPINSAGGHELRGTTFMPALECYDPYGRPQKCLPEFINAAYQLQIESTNTCGEQGDNHFCMQTMNPNHKNCAFCRYEDHKPTYLTDLHDPQNPTWWQSETMLEGIQHPNHVNLTLHLRKSYDITYVRILFRSPRPESFTIYKRTSENGPWIPYQFYSAACRDTYYLPDSRAIRKGEGEAHALCTSEYSDISPLRDGEIAFSTLEGRPSGINFERSAELQEWVTATDIRITLDRLNTFGDELFGDSQVLKSYFYAISDIAVGARCKCNGHASKCVASTGMHGERTLVCECRHNTDGPDCDRCLPLYNDVKWKRATSTEVNECKACNCNGFADKCYFDANLFNQTGHGGHCLDCRDNRDGPNCERCKENFYMRDNAYCINCGCDPVGSRSLQCNSQGKCQCKPGVTGDKCDRCANNYFQFGPHGCQPCGCDPRGSHDNTPACDAESGICFCKENVEGRRCNECKPGFFNLDKSNRFGCTPCFCYGHTSECQTAPGYSIVSVTSSFNKHKERWTAIDLNRRDVDIKYNQYSRSIGTTAQGNEYVYFQAPDRFLGDQRASYNRDLKFKLQLVGQVGPSSSASDVILEGAGSKISLPIFAQGNGIPDQGVKEYTFRLHEHHDYQWQPSQSARGFLSILSNLTAIKIRATYSVQGEANLDDVELQTAHRGAAGQPATWIEQCTCPEGYLGQFCESCAPRYRHSPARGGPFMPCIPCDCHGHADICDSETGSCICQHNTQGDNCDQCAKGYYGNALGGTPYDCKRCPCPNDGACLQINGDTVICTECPVGYFGSRCEQCSDGFYGDPTGLLGEVQTCKSCDCNGNVDPNAVGNCNRTSGECLKCIHNTAGEHCDQCLPGHFGDPLALPHGKCDRCSCYAAGTEQDEQSISRCDQVTGQCQCKPNVIGRDCGECQPGYFNIRSGNGCENCLCDPVGSYNSTCDRYTGQCHCKPGVVGVRCDQCANYFFGFSVEGCKPCECDESGSKGFQCDQNGQCPCNDNVEGRRCDRCKENKYDRHRGCVDCPDCYNLVQEAANLHRAKLANLSSTLDEIARTPVTNDEEFEGKLKAVQEKVAILAQDARSGSGEGGQTYVEVINDLHKRLDSMRSHLVSADALQQDANAEIAKARSNYTQLHKIIDDAKKELQEALDLLNDEGAQALAKAQNKSVEFGEQSEQISDISREARALADRLESEAQFDLKNAKDAKDAVEKAHLLAKNAIDLQQKVGVELRSEVRLELNQVKQSLGTVVQTSKEALRKANEVYDAALTLLNDVNRQTQPDIDINKLKKEAVSANERADDLLKQINELSNSNGEVFADFEAESSFAQVLLERADAQKKDDIELLERAKAAHERATKAVQQGDSTLKEANDTYNTLAGFQSDVQRSSEKAALALQTVPSIEMEIENAGNLIRQAGEALEGANKNANEAKSNAQEAQEKYAEQASKDAELIRRTANETKVAARKLRDEADQLNHRVKLTEMNIFNLEDNSTKDDNLVDDAKRKVGQAKADTQEAQKQIEKANAELTAIKDELENLRDINTDDLDKLENRLTVVESDINRVNLTGRIEKYREQRNIQKKLIDKYEAELADLSGEVDNIRLISEALPSGCFRRNRLEP, from the exons AAATGCTTGCCCGAATTTATAAATGCTGCCTACCAATTGCAAATCGAATCGACGAATACCTGCGGTGAGCAGGGGGATAATCACTTCTGTATGCAGACCATGAATCCGAATCACAAAAACTGCGCCTTCTGCAg ATATGAAGACCACAAGCCCACATACTTGACGGACTTGCATGATCCACAGAATCCCACCTGGTGGCAATCGGAGACAATGCTGGAGGGCATACAACATCCCAACCATGTGAATCTAACGCTGCATTTGC gTAAATCCTACGACATAACTTACGTGCGCATTCTCTTCCGTTCGCCACGTCCCGAGTCCTTTACGATTTACAAACGCACCTCGGAGAACGGCCCCTGGATACCCTACCAGTTCTACAGTGCCGCCTGTCGGGACACCTACTATCTGCCCGATTCGCGTGCTATTCGCAAGGGCGAGGGCGAGGCTCACGCCCTCTGCACCAGCGAATACAGCGACATCTCTCCGCTGCGTGACGGTGAAATTGCCTTCTCCACGCTCGAGGGTCGCCCGAGCGGCATCAATTTTGAGCGCAGTGCGGAGCTGCAGGAGTGGGTAACAGCCACCGACATTCGCATCACACTGGATCGCCTAAATACCTTCGGTGACGAGCTGTTCGGCGATTCCCAAGTACTGAAGTCCTACTTCTATGCCATCAGCGATATTGCGGTGGGTGCGCGCTGCAAGTGCAACGGACATGCCAGCAAGTGTGTGGCCAGCACTGGAATGCATGGGGAGCGTACACTGGTCTGCGAGTGTCGCCATAATACAGACGGGCCCGACTGTGATCGCTGCTTGCCGCTCTACAATGACGTCAAGTGGAAGAGGGCAACCTCAACCGAAGTGAACGAGTGCAAAG cttgcaactgcaacgggTTTGCGGACAAATGCTACTTCGATGCGAATCTATTCAATCAGACGGGTCACGGCGGCCACTGCCTGGATTGTCGCGACAATCGTGATGGACCCAACTGCGAGCGCTGCAAGGAGAACTTCTATATGCGCGACAACGCCTACTGCATCAACTGTGGCTGCGATCCCGTCGGCTCCCGTTCGCTGCAGTGCAACAGCCAGGGCAAGTGCCAGTGCAAGCCCGGTGTGACAGGCGACAAGTGCGATCGATGCGCCAACAACTACTTCCAGTTCGGGCCCCATGGATGCCAGCCATGTGGCTGCGATCCGCGCGGCTCCCATGACAATACGCCAGCCTGCGATGCCGAGAGCGGCATTTGCTTCTGCAAGGAGAACGTCGAGGGCAGGCGCTGCAACGA ATGCAAGCCGGGCTTCTTCAATCTGGATAAGAGCAATCGCTTTGGTTGCACGCCCTGTTTCTGTTATGGCCACACCTCCGAGTGCCAGACCGCACCCGGCTACTCCATTGTCTCCGTCACCTCCAGCTTCAACAAGCACAAGGAACGCTGGACAGCAATTGATCTGAATCGCCGTGACGTGGATATCAAATACAATCAGTATAGTCGCAGCATTGGCACCACAGCTCAGGGCAATGAATACGTATATTTCCAGGCGCCGGATCGCTTCCTGGGCGATCAGCGTGCCTCCTACAATCGCGACCTTAAGTTCAAGCTGCAGCTCGTGGGTCAGGTGGGACCCAGCAGCAGTGCCAGCGATGTCATCCTTGAAGGCGCCGGCAGCAAAATCTCACTACCCATTTTTGCCCAGGGCAACGGCATACCGGACCAGGGTGTCAAGGAGTACACTTTCCGTTTGCATGAACATCACGACTATCAGTGGCAGCCCAGCCAGTCGGCGCGAGGCTTTCTCTCGATACTATCCAATCTGACGGCTATAAAGATCAGGGCCACCTATTCCGTGCAGGGCGAGGCCAATCTGGACGATGTGGAGCTGCAAACGGCGCACAGGGGCGCTGCCGGGCAACCGGCAACCTGGATTGAGCAGTGCACCTGCCCCGAGGGCTATCTGGGCCAGTTCTGCGAGTCCTGCGCGCCACGCTATCGCCACAGTCCGGCACGTGGCGGACCCTTTATGCCCTGCATACCTTGCGACTGTCATGGCCATGCGGATATCTGTGATTCGGAAACGGGCAGCTGCATCTGCCAGCACAACACACAGGGCGATAACTGTGACCAGTGCGCTAAGGGCTACTATGGCAACGCCTTGGGCGGCACACCCTATGACTGCAAGCGCTGTCCCTGCCCCAACGATGGTGCCTGCCTGCAAATTAACGGCGACACGGTCATCTGCACAGAATGCCCCGTGGGCTACTTTGGCTCCCGCTGCGAACAGTGTAGCGACGGCTTCTATGGAGATCCCACTGGCCTGCTCGGCGAGGTGCAGACCTGCAAGAGCTGCGACTGCAATGGCAATGTCGATCCCAATGCGGTGGGCAACTGCAATCGCACCAGCGGCGAGTGCTTGAAGTGCATCCATAACACAGCTGGCGAACACTGTGACCAATGCTTGCCCGGACACTTTGGTGATCCGCTGGCCCTGCCCCACGGCAAGTGCGATCGCTGTAGCTGCTATGCCGCCGGTACCGAGCAGGACGAGCAGAGCATCTCGCGCTGCGACCAGGTCACTGGCCAGTGCCAGTGCAAGCCTAATGTGATTGGACGCGACTGCGGCGAGTGTCAGCCCGGCTACTTTAATATACGATCCGGCAATGGCTGCGAGAACTGTCTGTGCGATCCTGTCGGCAGCTACAATTCCACATGCGACAGGTATACGGGCCAGTGCCACTGCAAGCCGGGCGTCGTGGGCGTGCGCTGTGACCAGTGCGCCAACTACTTCTTTGGCTTCTCTGTGGAGGGCTGCAAGCCGTGCGAGTGCGACGAGAGCGGCTCCAAGGGCTTCCAGTGCGATCAGAATGGCCAGTGTCCATGTAATGACAATGTGGAGGGACGTCGCTGCGATCGCTGCAAGGAGAACAAATACGATCGCCATCGTGGCTGTGTGGACTGTCCGGATTGTTACAATCTGGTGCAGGAGGCGGCCAATTTGCATCGCGCCAAGCTAGCCAATTTGAGCTCTACTCTGGACGAGATCGCACGCACGCCAGTGACCAACGATGAGGAGTTCGAGGGCAAGTTGAAGGCAGTGCAGGAGAAGGTGGCCATTTTGGCACAGGATGCGCGCTCCGGTTCTGGCGAAGGCGGCCAAACTTATGTTGAGGTCATCAACGATCTGCACAAGCGCCTGGATAGCATGCGCAGTCATTTGGTAAGTGCCGATGCACTTCAGCAGGATGCCAACGCGGAAATCGCCAAGGCACGCAGCAATTacacgcagctgcacaagaTCATCGATGATGCCAAAAAGGAGCTGCAGGAGGCATTGGATCTGCTCAATGATGAGGGTGCGCAGGCCTTGGCCAAGGCCCAGAACAAGTCCGTGGAGTTTGGCGAACAGTCCGAGCAGATATCGGACATTTCACGCGAGGCACGTGCTCTTGCCGATCGCCTCGAGTCGGAGGCGCAGTTCGATCTAAAGAACGCCAAGGACGCCAAAGATGCTGTTGAGAAGGCCCATCTGCTGGCCAAGAATGCCATCGACTTGCAGCAAAAGGTCGGCGTTGAGCTTCGCTCTGAAGTGCGCCTCGAACTGAATCAGGTCAAGCAATCCCTGGGCACTGTCGTCCAAACCTCGAAGGAGGCGCTGCGCAAGGCCAACGAGGTGTACGATGCGGCCCTCACGCTGCTCAACGATGTGAACCGACAAACCCAGCCGGACATTGACATCAACAAGCTGAAGAAGGAGGCCGTGTCCGCCAATGAGCGCGCCGATGACCTGCTCAAGCAGATCAACGAGTTATCCAACAGCAATGGCGAGGTCTTTGCCGATTTTGAGGCAGAAAGTAGTTTTGCCCAGGTACTTCTCGAACG CGCCGATGCACAAAAGAAGGATGACATCGAGCTCTTGGAGCGCGCCAAGGCTGCCCACGAACGCGCCACCAAGGCGGTACAGCAGGGCGACAGTACACTCAAGGAAGCCAACGATACCTACAACACTCTGGCCGGCTTTCAGTCGGATGTGCAGAGATCTTCGGAGAAGGCTGCCTTAGCATTGCAAACGGTGCCCAGCATCGAGATGGAAATTGAGAATGCTGGCAATCTGATTCGCCAAGCTGGTGAGGCTCTAGAGGGTGCCAACAAGAATGCCAATGAGGCCAAGAGCAATGCCCAGGAAGCGCAAGAGAAGTATGCCGAACAGGCCTCTAAG GATGCCGAACTGATCCGCCGCACGGCAAATGAGACCAAGGTCGCTGCCCGCAAGCTACGCGACGAGGCTGACCAGCTGAATCATCGCGTGAAGCTGACTGAAATGAATATCTTCAATCTGGAGGATAATTCAACCAAAGATGACAATCTCGTGGATGATGCCAAGCGCAAGGTGGGTCAGGCCAAGGCTGACACGCAGgaggcacaaaaacaaattgaaaaggcCAACGCAGAGCTGACAGCGATCAAGGACGAGCTGGAGAACTTGAGGGACATCAACACAGATGATTTGGATAAATTGG AAAATCGCCTCACTGTCGTGGAGAGCGACATCAATCGAGTGAATCTAACTGGGCGCATTGAGAAGTACCGAGAACAGCGCAATatccaaaagaaattaattgaCAAATACGAAGCAGAGTTGGCCGATTTATCCGGTGAGGTGGATAATATACGTTTAATATCTGAAGCACTGCCAAGTGGTTGCTTTAGGCGCAATCGCCTGGAGCCCTAG